One window from the genome of [Clostridium] celerecrescens 18A encodes:
- a CDS encoding carbohydrate ABC transporter permease, producing MKTGYRERRIATTVVYHVFTFLLACVMIYPLVWMVMSSFKNSNEIFRTAAKLLPDKFSLENYRIGWQGFAGYGFSTFFKNSFIIAGLSTVGAVVSSAIVGYGFARIDFKFKNFWFACMLLAMMLPFQIIMIPQYIIFNKMGWVGSYLPIIVPQFFGQGFFIFLNVQFIKGIPIDLDEAARMDGCTIYSIFIRIILPLVKPSLVTSAIFSFMWRWDDFMTALLFLSDPMKYPVSYALKMFSDPTAGSDWGAMFAMATFSLIPIFLIFLTMQKYLVEGIASTGIKG from the coding sequence ATGAAAACAGGATATAGAGAAAGAAGAATAGCCACCACAGTGGTTTATCATGTGTTCACCTTTTTGCTGGCATGTGTTATGATATATCCCCTTGTGTGGATGGTGATGAGTTCCTTTAAGAACTCCAATGAAATATTCCGGACAGCTGCTAAACTGCTGCCAGATAAATTTTCACTTGAAAACTACCGTATAGGTTGGCAGGGCTTTGCGGGCTATGGTTTCAGCACGTTTTTTAAGAACTCTTTTATCATTGCAGGTCTTTCCACGGTCGGGGCGGTCGTTTCTTCCGCCATTGTAGGCTATGGCTTTGCCCGTATTGATTTTAAGTTTAAAAACTTCTGGTTCGCATGTATGCTGCTTGCCATGATGCTTCCGTTCCAGATCATCATGATTCCCCAGTATATCATTTTTAACAAAATGGGATGGGTGGGAAGCTATCTTCCCATCATTGTACCTCAATTTTTTGGCCAGGGCTTTTTCATTTTCTTAAATGTACAGTTTATAAAGGGAATCCCCATTGATTTAGATGAAGCTGCCAGAATGGATGGATGCACCATATACTCCATATTCATAAGAATCATCCTTCCTCTTGTGAAACCTTCTTTGGTGACTAGCGCTATTTTCTCCTTTATGTGGAGATGGGATGATTTTATGACGGCTCTGCTTTTCTTAAGCGATCCTATGAAATACCCGGTCAGCTATGCATTAAAGATGTTTTCCGACCCAACGGCTGGCTCAGACTGGGGCGCGATGTTTGCAATGGCAACCTTTTCCCTGATTCCTATTTTTCTGATTTTCCTGACCATGCAGAAATATC
- a CDS encoding carbohydrate ABC transporter permease has translation MKNNQMTPKRKKTFSQVMNTPKVAGYVFILPFIIGFLAFLAVPMIFSLGFSFTRYNILKSPVFIGLENYKAMFTADPKFWKVFGVTMYYVLFSVPLRLLMALLVAMLLVKSTKMSGFYRAVYYLPSIIGSSVAVAILWKRMFASDGVINAILGIFGLPSDIAWLGRADTAIWTLIILAVWQFGSSMLIFLSGLKQIPISLYEAATVDGANGIQRFFKITIPMLTPTIFFNLINQLINGFMAFTQSYIITQGKPKDSTLFYTVYMYQNSFTYNKLGYGCAMAWFMVFVVGLLTLILFKTQKKWVYYESEG, from the coding sequence ATGAAGAACAATCAAATGACCCCCAAAAGAAAAAAAACATTTTCCCAGGTAATGAACACACCGAAGGTTGCAGGATATGTATTTATCCTGCCCTTCATTATAGGCTTTCTTGCATTTCTGGCCGTACCAATGATTTTTTCTTTAGGGTTTTCGTTTACCAGATACAATATTTTAAAATCACCGGTTTTTATAGGTCTGGAAAATTACAAGGCCATGTTTACAGCGGATCCAAAGTTTTGGAAGGTATTTGGCGTGACCATGTACTATGTTCTGTTTTCGGTTCCCCTCCGGCTTCTCATGGCTCTGCTTGTAGCCATGCTGCTTGTAAAAAGCACTAAAATGTCCGGTTTTTACAGAGCTGTTTATTATCTTCCTTCCATTATTGGCTCCAGCGTGGCTGTAGCAATTCTCTGGAAGCGGATGTTTGCCAGTGACGGTGTAATAAATGCAATTCTAGGTATTTTTGGACTACCATCCGACATTGCATGGCTGGGAAGAGCGGATACCGCTATCTGGACCCTGATTATCCTTGCTGTCTGGCAGTTTGGTTCTTCCATGCTCATATTTTTATCCGGGTTAAAACAGATTCCCATAAGTCTTTATGAGGCAGCTACCGTAGATGGTGCAAATGGCATTCAGCGTTTCTTTAAGATCACGATTCCAATGCTGACACCAACGATTTTCTTTAACCTGATTAACCAGCTGATCAACGGTTTTATGGCATTTACCCAAAGCTATATTATTACTCAGGGAAAACCAAAGGACAGCACACTGTTTTATACGGTATACATGTACCAGAATTCCTTTACGTATAATAAGCTGGGCTATGGCTGTGCAATGGCATGGTTCATGGTGTTTGTAGTCGGGCTTTTGACCCTGATACTTTTCAAGACACAGAAGAAATGGGTATATTATGAATCAGAAGGGTGA
- a CDS encoding ABC transporter substrate-binding protein, with amino-acid sequence MRKRLLATSLAALIAATSLAGCGSKTEKVDSGTTAAAATEASTAKADDGAKTASGDKVTLNICWWGNQTRNDVTKKAADLYMSKNPNVDIKVEFTDWGGYWDKLSAMAAGGNLPDIIQMDYSYLNQYQKSGQLANLSEFISSGVIDTSKIPSSIIESGSIDGNCYALSLGSNAPMMVYDKAIVEKAGVTIPEQMTYDELYDISKTIYEKTGVKTAYDGWINMLQMTARANGSHIFDELIAGKEDSTKIHFANVEKFQKAEFSIAPDILVEKNPDNIETKPIVDETTWNDFPYSNQFISLSNAAGRELEVTMNPVMNKDTQNMYLKPSQFFSIAETSKNKEEAAKFIDWFTNSVECNDILMAERGIPVNTEVADAIKPKVDAVAQKVFDYVAKVSEIAVPIDAPDPAGKGEVEALTKSVVEAIRYGDTSADEAAASFVPEAKKILEEAAK; translated from the coding sequence GTGAGAAAGAGATTACTAGCAACATCACTTGCTGCATTAATTGCAGCGACATCTTTAGCCGGTTGTGGTTCCAAGACAGAGAAAGTGGATTCCGGGACGACAGCGGCTGCTGCAACAGAGGCGTCAACTGCAAAGGCAGATGACGGTGCAAAGACAGCATCAGGAGATAAGGTAACTTTAAACATTTGCTGGTGGGGCAATCAGACCAGAAATGACGTAACAAAAAAAGCAGCGGATTTATACATGAGTAAAAATCCAAATGTGGATATCAAGGTTGAGTTTACTGACTGGGGCGGTTACTGGGATAAGCTTTCTGCAATGGCAGCTGGCGGTAACTTACCGGATATCATCCAGATGGACTATTCCTACTTAAACCAGTACCAGAAGAGCGGACAGCTTGCTAATTTATCAGAATTCATTTCCTCAGGTGTTATTGATACTTCAAAGATTCCTTCAAGTATCATTGAGAGTGGTTCTATCGATGGAAACTGCTATGCTCTCAGCCTTGGAAGCAACGCTCCTATGATGGTTTATGATAAGGCCATTGTAGAAAAAGCAGGAGTGACCATTCCTGAGCAGATGACCTATGATGAATTATATGACATTTCCAAAACCATATACGAGAAAACAGGAGTAAAGACCGCTTATGACGGCTGGATCAATATGCTGCAGATGACAGCAAGAGCCAATGGTTCTCATATATTCGATGAGTTAATTGCGGGTAAGGAAGATTCTACGAAGATACATTTCGCCAATGTTGAGAAATTCCAAAAGGCAGAATTCTCCATCGCACCAGATATTCTTGTTGAAAAGAATCCGGATAACATTGAAACAAAACCGATTGTAGATGAGACCACATGGAATGATTTTCCATATTCCAATCAGTTTATCAGTCTTTCCAATGCAGCCGGAAGAGAGTTAGAAGTAACGATGAATCCGGTTATGAACAAAGATACACAGAATATGTATTTAAAGCCAAGCCAGTTCTTCTCCATTGCTGAAACTTCCAAGAACAAAGAGGAAGCTGCAAAGTTTATTGACTGGTTCACTAACAGCGTAGAATGTAATGATATCCTTATGGCAGAAAGAGGAATCCCGGTTAATACTGAGGTAGCTGATGCCATTAAGCCAAAGGTAGATGCTGTTGCACAAAAGGTATTTGACTATGTTGCAAAGGTTTCTGAAATTGCGGTACCGATTGATGCTCCAGATCCAGCAGGCAAGGGTGAAGTTGAGGCGTTGACCAAGAGCGTAGTAGAAGCAATCCGCTATGGTGATACATCCGCTGATGAAGCAGCAGCAAGCTTTGTACCTGAAGCGAAAAAGATTTTGGAAGAAGCAGCGAAATAG
- a CDS encoding sensor histidine kinase — protein sequence MKRCTFWFNNLSLYKKILTIFLLALLAVCITFLISIRILTSRYNEELYRTNANSLNHVTTYLESEIQLIQSISYSMIGDPVLQDNLVFLAEKPYSNRRAQARQEIYQQLYSYVYRSKYIKSINIILTDGTNICMGSSDEILKFDLRELDKTTSDLKGQAIWAPGIEPGNDTVCSRQILKLKYLSLKKLAGLYITVNMERMIEDGLKSSGSLVENSNFILMSGDKRIYPATAFHDAYCAEIIAGSKQQENAYLISTLDNKKEFIISGHIPYVGWDYIYFRDYDPLFYRIQLMSLQIIIFTVFIIFITATYVNLIFRHIFRHLDYLIEKIQKFGSGESLACDVKCYDYETRQDEIGQLHRSFDEMTHSVKVLRDENYDKQLLLRDSTIKMLQQQINPHFLYNTLDTINWMAQKYGAEDISVMVRSLGNLFRASIAGQKDIIPLEDELEVLDNYIRIQEIRFKDRLHFELKTPENITHIFVPKFCIQPLVENALKHAMEDTDEMCRIQVIVEEMENDYEIRVSNTGSRFESDLLEKIRHKEIKPQGSGVGLTNIHSRLKLLYGDHYGLKFYNEKDMAVVMLSIPKEKEI from the coding sequence ATGAAACGATGTACGTTCTGGTTTAATAACCTGTCTTTATACAAAAAAATACTGACCATTTTTCTGCTGGCCCTGCTGGCGGTTTGTATTACCTTCCTTATCAGCATCAGGATACTCACCTCCCGCTATAATGAAGAGCTGTACCGCACCAATGCCAATTCCTTAAATCATGTGACCACTTATCTGGAATCGGAAATACAGCTGATCCAGAGTATATCATACAGCATGATCGGTGACCCCGTCCTTCAGGATAATCTGGTGTTTTTAGCTGAGAAACCTTATAGCAACCGAAGAGCCCAGGCCCGCCAGGAAATTTATCAACAGCTTTATTCCTATGTCTACCGCAGCAAATATATAAAATCCATTAATATTATCCTGACTGACGGAACGAATATCTGTATGGGAAGTTCTGATGAAATCCTTAAATTCGACCTTAGGGAGCTTGATAAAACAACCAGCGACTTAAAGGGACAAGCCATCTGGGCTCCTGGCATAGAACCGGGAAACGATACGGTATGCTCCAGGCAGATATTAAAGCTGAAATACTTAAGCTTAAAAAAGCTGGCCGGGCTATACATTACGGTCAATATGGAGCGGATGATTGAGGACGGTTTAAAAAGTTCCGGGAGCCTTGTGGAAAACTCTAATTTCATTCTGATGTCAGGGGATAAGAGGATTTACCCTGCAACTGCCTTTCACGATGCGTACTGCGCAGAAATCATTGCAGGCAGCAAACAGCAGGAGAATGCCTATCTCATTTCCACATTGGACAATAAAAAGGAATTTATCATTTCCGGTCATATTCCCTATGTAGGCTGGGATTATATTTATTTCAGGGATTATGATCCGCTTTTTTACAGAATTCAGCTTATGAGCCTTCAGATCATTATCTTTACCGTCTTTATCATATTTATCACCGCAACCTATGTTAACCTGATTTTCCGCCATATCTTCCGTCACCTGGATTATTTGATAGAAAAGATCCAGAAGTTCGGCAGCGGGGAGTCCCTGGCCTGTGATGTGAAATGCTATGACTATGAAACCCGACAGGACGAAATCGGCCAGCTTCACCGGAGTTTTGATGAAATGACCCACAGCGTAAAGGTCCTGCGGGATGAAAATTATGACAAACAGCTTCTGCTTAGGGATTCCACCATTAAGATGCTCCAGCAGCAGATCAATCCTCACTTTTTATATAATACCCTGGATACGATCAACTGGATGGCGCAGAAATACGGGGCCGAAGATATCTCGGTTATGGTTCGTTCCCTAGGAAACCTGTTTCGGGCCTCCATTGCCGGGCAAAAAGACATCATCCCACTCGAAGATGAGCTGGAGGTGCTGGATAATTACATCCGCATTCAGGAAATACGTTTTAAGGACAGGCTTCACTTTGAGCTTAAGACCCCGGAGAACATTACCCATATATTCGTTCCAAAGTTCTGCATTCAGCCCCTGGTTGAAAACGCCTTAAAACACGCCATGGAGGATACGGATGAGATGTGCAGGATACAGGTCATCGTAGAGGAAATGGAGAATGATTATGAGATCCGGGTGTCCAACACCGGTTCCCGGTTTGAATCGGACCTTTTAGAAAAGATCAGGCACAAAGAGATCAAGCCCCAAGGTTCCGGTGTGGGCCTGACCAACATTCATTCCCGGTTAAAGCTGCTCTATGGAGATCATTATGGCCTTAAATTTTATAACGAAAAAGATATGGCAGTGGTAATGCTGTCCATTCCTAAGGAAAAGGAGATTTGA
- a CDS encoding response regulator transcription factor — translation MLRLMIVDDEQIIREALSQMIDYKSIGYELIATAKNGMEAYDIICDDYPDVVITDIRMPILNGLDLIERSIKSDSHITFILLSGYNDFEYAKQAMKYGVRYYLLKPTDKNELIESLVSIRKERLQEGESRKMQQQDFLRSLHFPLEQSFIMEALEHQDSFPAVFRKYQGLLSLPKNCIYACICSFVEENYIKSFICDVKKLLDASKVPLQFSIIYVKNTAVLIFPAFTLAIQERMESAITGLRYPGQSVTFEAEFLHRNSSEKLFQEIIQKVSRFERILLFSEGGDVHEIRNHIASPWMISRIENSITSAEDMVQAEELLDSVFMDSIPLSTARNLALGLFLQIGPEREKLPVDAACDFFRRLYSCDTVSGIRELLRVVLVRKDTVCGTHKASSNIALLKAYIREHLYSENLSLKWLAENYLFVSIGYLSKQFVKEEGMRSSDYLNKERMEEAIRLMTYYQNDNIKHIARQVGFGSNPQYFSQVFKRYTGYPPTEYIEKLKKALIKHGKGEE, via the coding sequence ATGTTGAGACTGATGATTGTAGATGATGAACAGATTATAAGAGAAGCCCTTTCCCAAATGATCGACTATAAATCCATCGGCTATGAACTCATCGCCACTGCCAAAAACGGAATGGAGGCATACGATATCATTTGTGACGATTATCCGGATGTGGTGATTACGGATATCCGAATGCCTATCTTAAACGGCCTGGACCTTATTGAACGTTCCATAAAATCAGATTCCCATATTACCTTTATTCTCCTTTCCGGATACAATGATTTTGAATATGCCAAACAAGCTATGAAATATGGGGTTCGTTATTATCTTTTAAAGCCAACAGATAAAAACGAATTAATCGAATCACTGGTTTCCATAAGAAAGGAACGCCTTCAGGAGGGAGAAAGCAGGAAGATGCAGCAGCAGGATTTCTTAAGAAGCCTTCATTTTCCCTTAGAGCAGAGCTTTATTATGGAGGCCCTGGAGCACCAGGATTCCTTTCCGGCCGTATTCCGTAAATACCAGGGTCTTTTATCCCTTCCGAAGAACTGCATTTATGCCTGTATCTGTTCCTTTGTGGAAGAAAACTATATAAAAAGCTTTATCTGTGACGTTAAAAAGCTTTTAGATGCTTCCAAGGTTCCCCTACAGTTCTCCATCATTTATGTAAAAAACACTGCGGTCCTCATATTCCCTGCATTTACTCTGGCAATACAGGAACGGATGGAAAGTGCCATAACCGGCCTCCGGTATCCCGGTCAGTCCGTTACTTTTGAGGCAGAATTCCTTCACAGGAATTCATCTGAAAAGCTTTTTCAGGAAATCATTCAGAAGGTTTCCCGCTTTGAACGGATCCTTCTCTTCAGTGAAGGAGGGGATGTCCATGAAATCAGGAACCATATTGCTTCCCCCTGGATGATCAGCAGGATTGAGAACTCTATCACCTCTGCAGAGGATATGGTGCAAGCTGAGGAGCTCCTTGACTCCGTTTTTATGGACTCCATCCCTTTATCTACCGCCAGAAACCTTGCATTAGGATTATTCCTTCAGATAGGGCCGGAACGGGAAAAGCTTCCTGTAGACGCTGCCTGTGATTTTTTCCGGCGTCTCTACTCCTGTGATACGGTGTCCGGGATCCGGGAGCTTCTTCGTGTGGTATTAGTCCGGAAAGACACCGTATGCGGAACTCATAAGGCCAGCTCCAACATTGCCCTTTTAAAAGCCTACATCAGAGAACACTTATATTCTGAAAATCTCTCCTTAAAGTGGCTGGCTGAGAATTATCTTTTCGTAAGCATAGGATATTTAAGCAAGCAGTTTGTAAAGGAAGAGGGGATGCGTTCTTCCGATTACTTAAACAAAGAACGGATGGAGGAAGCCATCCGGCTGATGACCTATTATCAGAATGATAACATAAAGCACATTGCCCGCCAGGTAGGATTCGGCAGCAATCCCCAGTACTTCAGTCAGGTATTTAAGCGGTATACCGGCTACCCGCCGACCGAATATATAGAAAAGCTGAAAAAAGCATTAATCAAGCATGGAAAAGGAGAAGAATAA
- a CDS encoding glycoside hydrolase family 88/105 protein — translation MTNEQLLEKIHLVVEKLMNLGGYDYDKDKSVSSTDTKKGLIQRDFGIEEWDWPQGVGLYGLYKLQEFYGDSRYLPFFERWYSGHQKKGLPSKNINTTAPFLPLSFLFQGLDNPEEYYDLCVQRADWLINELPKTPDNGFQHVTSAIGDRDGVSLNNGQIWVDTLFMSVLFLNRMGYISENALWKDEALHQFLVHIKYLFDKQTGLFHHGFSFERMDNFGGIFWCRGNSWFTYGIMEYLDTCGDGLDKGVKAFLTDTFKSQASALLRLQSSSGLWNTVLTDDSSYGEVSGSAAIAAGLLRGVKAGILNGSYKAAADRAIEAICANISEDGTVLNVSAGTGIGMDSGHYKNIAIMPMAYGQALALTALCEALEKE, via the coding sequence ATGACAAACGAACAGCTACTTGAAAAAATCCATTTGGTTGTTGAAAAGCTGATGAATCTTGGAGGATATGACTATGACAAAGACAAGAGCGTCAGCAGCACTGATACAAAAAAGGGGCTTATCCAAAGAGATTTTGGCATAGAGGAATGGGACTGGCCCCAGGGAGTAGGACTGTATGGCTTATATAAACTCCAGGAATTTTACGGAGACAGCCGGTATCTCCCATTCTTTGAGAGATGGTACAGCGGCCATCAGAAAAAGGGGCTTCCTTCTAAAAACATCAATACCACCGCTCCATTTCTACCCCTGTCCTTTTTATTCCAAGGCCTTGATAATCCGGAGGAATATTACGATCTGTGCGTTCAAAGGGCGGACTGGCTCATCAACGAACTTCCAAAAACTCCGGATAACGGATTCCAGCATGTGACAAGCGCCATCGGAGACCGGGATGGCGTTAGTTTAAACAACGGACAGATCTGGGTTGACACGCTGTTCATGTCCGTACTTTTCTTAAACAGGATGGGATACATATCTGAGAACGCCCTTTGGAAAGACGAAGCTCTTCATCAGTTCCTGGTCCATATCAAATATCTCTTTGATAAACAGACCGGCCTCTTCCACCACGGCTTCAGCTTTGAACGCATGGATAATTTCGGGGGCATCTTCTGGTGCAGAGGGAACTCCTGGTTTACTTACGGAATCATGGAATATCTAGATACCTGCGGAGACGGCTTAGACAAAGGGGTGAAAGCTTTCCTGACCGATACCTTTAAATCCCAGGCCTCCGCCCTTTTACGCCTTCAGTCCTCATCCGGTCTGTGGAATACCGTTCTCACCGATGATTCCAGCTACGGCGAAGTCTCCGGCTCTGCCGCCATTGCAGCCGGACTTTTAAGAGGTGTGAAAGCAGGAATACTTAACGGCTCGTATAAGGCAGCAGCTGACCGGGCAATTGAAGCCATTTGTGCTAATATTTCTGAAGATGGAACTGTGTTAAATGTATCGGCAGGAACAGGAATCGGCATGGACTCCGGCCATTATAAGAACATCGCTATCATGCCCATGGCTTATGGACAGGCTCTTGCCCTGACCGCTCTGTGCGAGGCTCTGGAAAAGGAATAA
- a CDS encoding AraC family transcriptional regulator, with amino-acid sequence MEKTIFSESMEGITIDEVVRDQEYSMTMKHFHDTYELYFLLEGERYYFIEKETYYVKTGDVVLVNREQVHKTSQAGSRRHDRILLQLSGRVLEPWLKQAGVSSLEKLFGDYYGVARLSQVEWEEMKGLLLGISEELIHRRERYEIMVRLKLSQILMMVYRSRKKTVLKEMPPTVQTAKHGKVHEVAEYLTLHCETGESLEELAEVFFISKSYLSRIFREVTGFSVNEYRNLARVRKAKELLANSGYSITEISEILGFESITYFERVFKKHTDVTPLKYRKDGGEA; translated from the coding sequence ATGGAAAAAACCATATTTTCGGAAAGCATGGAGGGAATCACCATTGATGAGGTGGTCCGGGACCAGGAATATTCCATGACAATGAAACATTTTCATGATACCTACGAACTCTATTTTCTTCTGGAAGGGGAACGTTACTATTTCATCGAAAAAGAAACCTATTATGTGAAAACAGGGGATGTAGTTTTGGTAAACCGGGAACAGGTCCATAAGACGAGCCAGGCTGGAAGCAGGAGGCATGACAGGATCCTTCTCCAGCTAAGCGGAAGAGTTCTGGAGCCATGGCTTAAGCAGGCAGGGGTCTCTTCCCTTGAGAAGCTGTTTGGAGATTATTATGGAGTGGCCAGGCTTTCCCAGGTGGAATGGGAAGAAATGAAGGGGTTGTTGCTGGGGATTTCGGAGGAACTGATTCACCGGAGAGAGCGGTATGAGATAATGGTAAGGCTGAAACTATCCCAGATATTAATGATGGTCTACCGCAGCAGGAAGAAGACCGTACTTAAAGAGATGCCTCCGACAGTTCAGACTGCAAAGCATGGAAAGGTACATGAGGTAGCGGAATATTTAACACTTCACTGCGAGACAGGTGAGAGCTTAGAGGAGCTGGCTGAGGTCTTTTTTATCAGCAAATCCTATTTAAGCAGAATCTTCCGGGAGGTTACCGGGTTTTCAGTAAATGAATACAGGAACCTGGCCAGAGTGAGAAAGGCGAAAGAATTACTGGCAAACAGTGGGTATTCTATTACGGAAATATCAGAAATCCTTGGATTTGAAAGCATTACCTATTTTGAACGGGTATTTAAAAAGCATACGGATGTGACGCCGTTAAAATACAGAAAGGATGGGGGGGAAGCCTAG
- a CDS encoding family 4 glycosyl hydrolase, which produces MKYANNKVSDINIAYIGGGSRGWAWTFMTDLSMDDSLSGTIRLYDIDETAAKNNEIIGNKLTNREDTTGKWNYVTASSLKEALAGCDFAVISILPGTFDEMDSDVHLPERLGIYQSVGDTAGPGGMVRALRTIPMFVTIAEAVKKYSPNAWIINYTNPMSLCVKTLYHVFPEIKAFGCCHEVFGTQKVLKGICEETFGFENVDRRDINVNVLGINHFTWFDQASYKGIDLFPVYRDYIDAHYEEGYNEPDKNWANNSFECAHRVKFDLFRRYGLIAAAGDRHLAEFMPGNDYLKDPETVKSWKFGLTTVAWRKEDLKNRLAKSHRLAGGEEEIELKASGEEGILLIKALCGLEKTVSNVNIPNSFLQIPNLPAEAVVETNALFSRDSIKPVVAGAIPENVLELIEPHVANHQRILKAALTYDRSLVYEAYLNDPLVKDRAGEEEIKKLADDMIENTLANLPEGWK; this is translated from the coding sequence ATGAAATATGCAAACAACAAAGTCAGCGATATTAATATCGCCTATATCGGAGGCGGCTCCAGAGGCTGGGCCTGGACCTTTATGACGGATCTGTCCATGGACGATTCCTTGAGCGGAACGATCCGTTTATATGACATCGATGAGACAGCCGCAAAAAACAATGAAATCATCGGCAACAAACTGACAAACAGAGAGGATACCACTGGAAAATGGAATTACGTCACCGCCTCCTCCTTAAAGGAAGCTTTAGCGGGCTGTGACTTTGCAGTTATCTCCATTCTCCCCGGAACCTTTGATGAGATGGATTCGGACGTTCATCTTCCTGAAAGGCTTGGCATCTACCAGTCCGTAGGTGATACCGCCGGTCCTGGAGGAATGGTTCGTGCCCTCCGCACCATCCCGATGTTTGTGACCATTGCTGAAGCAGTAAAAAAATATTCACCAAATGCCTGGATCATCAACTACACGAATCCAATGTCCCTTTGCGTAAAGACTCTCTATCATGTATTCCCTGAGATCAAGGCTTTCGGCTGCTGCCATGAGGTATTCGGAACCCAGAAGGTTTTAAAGGGAATCTGCGAAGAAACCTTCGGCTTTGAAAACGTTGACCGCCGGGACATCAATGTTAATGTTTTGGGAATCAATCATTTCACCTGGTTTGACCAGGCTTCCTACAAGGGAATCGACTTATTCCCTGTTTACCGTGATTATATTGACGCTCACTACGAGGAAGGCTACAACGAACCGGATAAGAACTGGGCAAACAACAGCTTTGAATGCGCTCACAGGGTGAAGTTTGATCTTTTCCGCCGTTATGGCCTGATCGCTGCTGCCGGTGACCGCCACCTTGCAGAATTCATGCCCGGAAACGATTACCTAAAAGACCCGGAAACCGTAAAGAGCTGGAAATTCGGCCTCACTACCGTTGCCTGGAGAAAAGAGGATTTAAAGAACCGTTTAGCTAAGAGCCACCGTCTTGCAGGGGGCGAAGAGGAAATTGAACTGAAAGCATCAGGAGAAGAAGGAATCCTTCTAATCAAAGCCTTATGCGGGCTTGAAAAAACTGTGAGCAATGTCAATATCCCCAATTCCTTCTTGCAAATTCCTAACCTGCCTGCAGAAGCCGTTGTTGAAACCAACGCTCTGTTTAGCCGGGACAGCATTAAACCGGTGGTAGCTGGCGCCATTCCGGAGAATGTCCTTGAACTGATCGAGCCACATGTTGCGAACCATCAGCGGATCCTTAAAGCCGCGCTCACTTATGACCGCTCCCTGGTATACGAAGCCTACTTAAACGATCCCCTGGTAAAAGACCGGGCAGGAGAAGAAGAAATCAAAAAGCTGGCAGACGATATGATCGAAAATACCCTGGCTAATCTGCCGGAGGGCTGGAAATAG
- a CDS encoding metallophosphoesterase family protein, which yields MKILIVSDTHRKDESLHKIIAETESLDMLIHLGDSEGSEDKIAGWIPAGCELQMILGNNDFFSDLDREREVVIGKYRALLTHGHYYNVSLGVERLEQEAADRGIDIAMYGHTHRPFYEVHNGITILNPGSLSYPRQEGRKPSYMIMEIDEQGEAHFTLKFLEK from the coding sequence ATGAAAATACTGATTGTCAGTGATACGCACCGCAAAGATGAGAGTTTACATAAGATCATTGCAGAAACCGAATCGCTGGACATGCTGATCCACCTGGGGGACTCAGAAGGCAGCGAAGATAAAATAGCGGGCTGGATTCCCGCAGGCTGTGAGCTTCAGATGATTCTTGGCAACAATGATTTTTTCTCAGATTTGGACCGGGAGAGGGAAGTGGTAATAGGGAAATACCGGGCTTTGCTGACCCATGGTCATTACTATAATGTATCCCTTGGGGTTGAGCGCCTGGAGCAGGAAGCGGCGGATAGAGGAATTGATATTGCCATGTACGGTCATACCCACAGGCCTTTTTATGAGGTACATAACGGGATCACGATCTTAAACCCGGGCAGCCTTTCTTATCCCAGACAGGAAGGGAGAAAGCCATCCTACATGATTATGGAGATCGATGAGCAGGGGGAGGCACATTTTACCCTGAAATTTCTGGAGAAATAA